A genomic region of Mycolicibacterium poriferae contains the following coding sequences:
- a CDS encoding DUF6912 family protein, with product MLQRLVSDESVQPVSGTAFAVTPTLREAYAHGDEDELADVALRDAALASLRLLADDTHDTADSSEPDSAGTAASADSADSAGPAGTLPTRRAVVEADADDVTLRPDLDDAVVRVRGPIPLTKVIAAYVDNAGAEPAVKAAVEVIDAADLGNEDAELTVGDAQDHDLAWYAPQELPFLLELL from the coding sequence ATGTTGCAGCGACTGGTCTCCGACGAGTCGGTGCAGCCCGTGAGCGGGACGGCGTTCGCGGTGACCCCGACGCTGCGGGAGGCCTATGCGCACGGTGACGAGGACGAACTGGCCGACGTGGCACTGCGTGACGCGGCGCTGGCGTCCCTGCGGCTGTTGGCCGACGACACCCATGACACAGCCGACTCGAGCGAGCCCGACTCAGCCGGTACCGCCGCCTCAGCCGACTCAGCCGACTCAGCCGGCCCTGCCGGCACCCTGCCCACCCGGCGCGCGGTGGTGGAAGCCGATGCCGACGACGTCACGCTGCGACCCGACCTCGACGACGCGGTGGTGCGCGTGCGGGGGCCGATCCCGCTGACCAAGGTGATCGCGGCGTATGTCGACAACGCCGGCGCCGAGCCGGCCGTCAAGGCCGCCGTCGAGGTGATCGACGCGGCGGATCTGGGCAACGAGGACGCCGAGTTGACCGTCGGAGACGCCCAGGACCACGATCTGGCGTGGTACGCACCCCAGGAGCTGCCGTTCCTGCTCGAGCTGCTGTGA
- the ptsP gene encoding phosphoenolpyruvate--protein phosphotransferase, producing MAPVGLVVVSHSRALARAAVALAQEMLHGKQLRIAVAAGLDETTFGTDAAQIVDAITSADQGAGVVVLMDLGSAVLSAELALELLDDDARDRVVLCPAPLVEGLVVAAVAAAGGATIDEVVAEAGGALAGKAGQLGEAPDAGAGGAPVDDGLVGTFTVENPHGLHARPAARLVHEVRHRDARVHLRNVRTDSEWIDATSLSKIATLGVRKGDTVELRVSGRRAAETLEHVLALAARNFDESTEPATAVSDAPAARQPIGAVAGLGIGPARSARRGPIDVPDEPAADPVTEWRRLGKAIASVRRDISAQRADTARDVGEAEAGIFDAHLLLLDDAELLDAARARIDDGSSAAAGWSAAVSALAGRFAALTDPYLQARAADVTAVGDQVLRAMLGVAPGTAGSGVLIADDLTPGEAAELDPAQVVAVLMAYGSPHAHNVILLRAKNIPTIVGAGPEVLTVADGTTIAVDGTRGEYHVDPPADVRARFLEQVHALEERRRAAHARSDRPAVTTDGVTVGVGANIGSVDDARAAAAHGADFAGLVRTEFLFLGRPDAPSVDEQVAVYRKIAEALDGRRVTLRTLDVGGDKPLEFAPGPAELNPFLGVRGVRMSLQHPQLLSDQLLAMALVAQHTPVSVMFPMVSTLDELLAARQLLDDAVTKAGPAPAGLQVGIMVEVPAAALKSAALAPHVDFMSIGTNDLTQYALAADRGNDAVATIGDSYDPGLLALIRATCAGAQGRASVSVCGEFAADERAAGLLIGLGVDALSVTPPAVPAVKEAVRAVDRAAARELAVRAVAAESADGVRELLG from the coding sequence ATGGCGCCCGTCGGGCTGGTTGTCGTCTCTCACAGCCGAGCGCTGGCTCGCGCCGCGGTCGCGCTGGCCCAGGAGATGTTGCACGGCAAGCAACTTCGCATCGCCGTCGCCGCAGGCCTCGACGAAACCACCTTCGGCACCGATGCTGCGCAGATCGTCGACGCCATCACCTCCGCCGACCAGGGTGCCGGCGTGGTGGTGCTGATGGACCTGGGCAGCGCCGTGCTGTCTGCCGAGCTCGCGCTGGAGCTGCTCGACGACGATGCCCGCGATCGAGTAGTGCTGTGCCCGGCGCCGCTGGTCGAGGGTCTGGTGGTCGCCGCGGTGGCCGCCGCCGGTGGGGCCACGATCGACGAGGTCGTCGCCGAAGCCGGCGGGGCATTGGCCGGCAAGGCCGGACAACTGGGTGAGGCCCCCGACGCCGGCGCCGGGGGCGCTCCGGTCGACGACGGTCTGGTCGGCACCTTCACCGTCGAGAACCCGCACGGCCTGCACGCCCGCCCCGCCGCCCGGCTGGTACACGAGGTGCGTCACCGCGACGCCCGCGTCCACCTGCGCAATGTGCGCACCGACTCCGAATGGATCGACGCCACAAGCCTTTCCAAGATCGCGACGCTGGGCGTCAGGAAAGGCGACACCGTCGAGTTGCGGGTCTCGGGCAGGCGGGCCGCCGAGACGCTCGAACACGTGCTGGCGCTGGCCGCCCGCAATTTCGACGAATCCACCGAACCGGCCACTGCAGTGTCGGACGCGCCCGCGGCCCGGCAACCCATCGGCGCGGTGGCGGGGCTGGGCATCGGCCCGGCCCGCTCGGCCCGGCGGGGTCCCATCGACGTGCCCGACGAACCCGCCGCCGACCCGGTGACCGAGTGGCGACGGCTGGGCAAGGCGATCGCCTCCGTCCGTCGCGACATCAGCGCTCAGCGCGCCGACACCGCCCGCGACGTCGGAGAGGCCGAGGCAGGGATCTTCGACGCCCACCTCTTGCTGCTCGACGACGCCGAACTGCTCGACGCCGCCCGCGCCCGCATCGATGACGGCTCGTCGGCCGCCGCCGGTTGGTCGGCCGCGGTCAGCGCACTGGCGGGCAGGTTCGCCGCCTTGACCGACCCGTACCTGCAGGCCCGCGCCGCCGACGTCACCGCCGTCGGTGACCAGGTGTTGCGGGCGATGCTCGGCGTCGCGCCGGGAACCGCGGGCAGCGGCGTGCTGATCGCCGACGACCTGACCCCCGGCGAAGCTGCCGAACTGGACCCAGCGCAGGTGGTCGCGGTGCTGATGGCATACGGCAGTCCCCACGCCCACAACGTGATCCTGCTGCGCGCCAAGAACATTCCCACGATTGTCGGTGCCGGACCCGAGGTGTTGACGGTCGCCGACGGCACCACCATCGCCGTCGACGGCACCCGCGGTGAGTACCACGTCGACCCGCCCGCCGACGTCCGCGCCCGCTTCCTCGAGCAGGTGCATGCGCTCGAGGAACGTCGCCGCGCCGCCCACGCCCGGTCGGACCGGCCCGCCGTCACGACCGACGGCGTCACCGTCGGCGTCGGCGCCAACATCGGCTCGGTCGACGACGCGCGGGCCGCCGCCGCGCACGGCGCCGACTTCGCCGGGCTGGTCCGGACCGAATTCCTGTTCCTCGGCCGGCCTGACGCACCCAGCGTCGACGAACAGGTGGCCGTCTACCGCAAGATCGCCGAAGCTCTCGACGGACGGCGGGTCACGCTGCGCACCCTCGACGTAGGGGGGGACAAGCCGCTGGAGTTTGCGCCCGGGCCCGCCGAGCTCAACCCGTTCCTGGGCGTCCGCGGCGTCCGAATGTCGTTGCAGCACCCACAGCTGTTGTCCGACCAGTTATTGGCGATGGCGCTGGTGGCACAGCACACCCCCGTCAGCGTGATGTTCCCGATGGTCAGCACACTCGACGAGTTGCTCGCCGCGCGACAGTTGCTCGACGACGCCGTCACGAAGGCCGGGCCCGCTCCCGCGGGCCTGCAGGTCGGGATCATGGTCGAAGTTCCTGCCGCCGCGCTGAAATCCGCGGCGCTGGCGCCCCACGTCGACTTCATGTCGATCGGCACCAACGACCTGACCCAGTACGCGTTGGCCGCCGACCGCGGCAACGACGCGGTGGCCACGATCGGTGACTCCTACGACCCGGGGTTGCTTGCCCTGATCCGCGCCACCTGCGCTGGCGCGCAGGGGCGGGCGTCGGTGTCGGTGTGTGGGGAGTTCGCCGCCGACGAACGTGCCGCCGGGCTGCTGATCGGGCTGGGCGTCGACGCGCTGTCGGTCACCCCGCCCGCGGTGCCCGCGGTCAAGGAGGCGGTGCGGGCCGTCGACCGGGCGGCGGCTCGAGAGTTGGCCGTGCGTGCGGTTGCGGCGGAGTCGGCCGACGGGGTGCGGGAGCTGCTCGGGTAG
- a CDS encoding Rv3235 family protein, producing MSASPAPVSPVESQWSTAPVIDYEPAPQPLSAHRPSCTAPPTHRLSSRRRALPLEPRPPKSAVVFAETALRQLVEVIDRRRPVAQLKPLMTPVLVEQVIARAAVTPPGSATLRRVRVRCVDTGDTEVTAAEVFATFLRRGRVHAVAGRIEAHRGSWRFCALQIG from the coding sequence ATGTCCGCATCCCCCGCCCCCGTCTCCCCCGTCGAATCTCAGTGGAGCACCGCTCCGGTCATCGACTACGAGCCCGCGCCGCAGCCACTGAGTGCCCACCGGCCGTCGTGCACGGCACCGCCGACGCACCGCCTGTCGAGCCGGCGGCGGGCGCTGCCCCTCGAGCCGCGACCGCCGAAGTCGGCGGTGGTGTTCGCCGAGACGGCGCTGCGGCAGCTGGTCGAGGTGATCGACCGGCGACGGCCGGTGGCTCAACTCAAACCGCTGATGACCCCGGTGCTCGTCGAACAGGTCATCGCCCGCGCCGCGGTCACACCACCGGGCAGTGCGACGCTGCGCCGGGTGCGGGTGCGCTGCGTGGATACCGGCGACACCGAGGTGACCGCCGCCGAGGTGTTCGCCACGTTCCTGCGGCGCGGCAGGGTGCACGCCGTCGCCGGCCGCATCGAGGCGCACCGCGGCAGCTGGCGCTTCTGCGCACTGCAGATCGGCTGA
- the secA gene encoding preprotein translocase subunit SecA, translating into MLSKLLRLGEGRMVKRLKGVADYVNTLSDDVEKLSDAELRNKTVVFKDRIADGEDVDDLLPEAFAVAREAAWRVLNQKHFDVQIMGGAALHFGNVAEMKTGEGKTLTAVLPAYLNALTGKGVHIVTVNDYLAKRDAEWMGRVHRFLGLDVGVILSQMSPEQRRAAYAADITYGTNNEFGFDYLRDNMALRLEDCVQRGHYFAIVDEVDSILIDEARTPLIISGPADGGSNWYTEFARLAPLMEKDVHYEVDIKKRVVGVHELGVEFVEDQLGIENLYEAANSPLISYLNNAIKAKELFERDKHYIVRNGDVLIVDDFTGRVLMGRRYNEGLHQAIEAKEHVEIKAENQTVATITLQNYFRLYDKLAGMTGTAETEAAELHEIYKLGVVPIPTNRPMVRADQSDLIYKTEEAKFIAVVDDVSERYEKGQPVLIGTTSVERSEFLSRQFQKRRIPHNVLNAKYHEQEAGIIAEAGRLGAVTVATNMAGRGTDVVLGGNVDFLLDRRLRQRGLDPIETADEYEAAWHEELPHVKAEVAAEAKDVRAAGGLYVLGTERHESRRIDNQLRGRSGRQGDPGESRFYLSLADELMRRFNGATLETLLTRLNLPDDVPIEAKMVSRAIKSAQTQVEQQNFDIRKEVLKYDEVMNQQRKVIYAERRRILEGENLAEQAHKMLVDVITAYVDGATAEGYSEDWDLEKLWEGLKSLYPVGIDHHDLLDSDAVGEPGELTRNELLDALIADAERAYAERESEIEGVAGEGAMRQLERNVLLNVLDRKWREHLYEMDYLREGIGLRGLAQQRPEVEYAREGYDMFVGMLEGMKEESVGFLFNVQVEAAPTPTVAPVAAPSGLAEFAKSAAAAAEQQGGVATKERTQLRAKGIDDQSRPLTYSGPSEDGGVEIKRSGSGDGKPAGGGSRRERREAARQQGRHAKGSRRR; encoded by the coding sequence GTGCTCTCGAAGTTGCTCCGTCTCGGCGAAGGCCGCATGGTCAAGCGCCTCAAGGGGGTGGCTGACTACGTCAACACCCTGTCCGACGACGTCGAGAAGCTCTCCGACGCCGAACTGCGCAACAAGACCGTCGTGTTCAAGGACCGCATCGCCGACGGCGAGGACGTCGACGATCTGCTGCCCGAGGCGTTCGCGGTGGCCCGTGAGGCGGCCTGGCGGGTGCTCAACCAGAAGCACTTCGACGTCCAGATCATGGGCGGCGCCGCGCTGCACTTCGGCAACGTCGCCGAGATGAAGACCGGTGAGGGCAAAACCCTGACCGCGGTGCTGCCGGCCTACCTCAACGCGCTCACCGGCAAGGGCGTGCACATCGTCACCGTCAACGACTACCTGGCCAAACGTGACGCGGAGTGGATGGGCCGCGTGCACCGCTTCCTCGGCCTGGACGTCGGCGTCATCCTGTCGCAGATGTCGCCGGAGCAGCGTCGCGCCGCCTACGCCGCCGACATCACCTACGGCACCAACAACGAGTTCGGCTTCGACTACCTGCGCGACAACATGGCACTACGCCTCGAGGACTGCGTCCAGCGCGGCCACTACTTCGCCATCGTCGACGAGGTCGACTCGATCCTCATCGACGAGGCCCGCACCCCGCTGATCATCTCCGGCCCCGCCGACGGCGGCTCGAACTGGTACACCGAGTTCGCCCGGCTGGCCCCGCTGATGGAAAAAGACGTCCACTACGAGGTCGACATCAAGAAGCGCGTCGTGGGCGTGCACGAACTCGGCGTGGAGTTCGTCGAGGATCAGCTCGGCATCGAGAACCTCTACGAAGCCGCCAACTCGCCGCTGATCAGCTACCTCAACAACGCCATCAAGGCCAAGGAGCTGTTCGAGCGCGACAAGCACTACATCGTGCGCAACGGTGACGTGCTGATCGTCGACGACTTCACCGGCCGCGTGCTGATGGGCCGCCGCTACAACGAGGGTCTGCACCAGGCCATCGAGGCCAAAGAGCACGTCGAGATCAAGGCCGAGAACCAGACCGTCGCCACGATCACGCTGCAGAACTACTTCCGCCTCTACGACAAGCTCGCCGGCATGACCGGTACCGCCGAGACCGAGGCCGCCGAGCTGCACGAGATCTACAAGCTCGGTGTCGTCCCGATCCCCACCAACCGGCCGATGGTCCGCGCCGACCAGTCCGACCTGATCTACAAGACCGAAGAAGCCAAGTTCATCGCGGTCGTCGACGACGTCTCCGAACGCTATGAGAAGGGCCAGCCGGTCCTCATCGGCACCACCAGCGTGGAGCGCTCGGAGTTCCTGTCGCGCCAGTTCCAGAAGCGGCGCATCCCGCACAACGTGCTCAACGCCAAGTACCACGAGCAGGAGGCCGGCATCATCGCCGAGGCCGGCCGGCTCGGAGCGGTCACCGTCGCGACCAACATGGCCGGTCGCGGCACCGACGTGGTGCTCGGCGGCAACGTCGACTTCCTGCTGGACCGTCGGCTGCGTCAGCGCGGTCTCGACCCGATCGAGACCGCCGACGAGTACGAGGCCGCCTGGCACGAGGAGCTGCCCCACGTCAAAGCGGAGGTGGCCGCGGAAGCCAAGGATGTGCGTGCGGCCGGCGGGCTGTACGTGCTCGGCACCGAGCGCCACGAGTCCCGCCGCATCGACAACCAGCTGCGTGGCCGCTCCGGCCGTCAGGGTGACCCCGGCGAGTCGCGGTTCTACCTGTCGCTGGCCGATGAGCTCATGCGCCGCTTCAACGGCGCCACGCTCGAGACGCTGCTGACCAGGCTGAACCTGCCCGACGACGTCCCGATCGAGGCCAAGATGGTCTCGCGCGCCATCAAGAGCGCGCAGACGCAGGTCGAGCAGCAGAACTTCGACATCCGCAAGGAAGTCCTCAAGTACGACGAGGTGATGAACCAGCAGCGCAAGGTCATCTACGCCGAGCGCCGCCGCATCCTGGAGGGCGAGAACCTCGCCGAGCAGGCCCACAAGATGCTCGTCGACGTCATCACCGCCTACGTCGACGGCGCCACCGCCGAGGGCTACTCCGAGGACTGGGACCTGGAGAAGCTGTGGGAGGGGCTCAAGTCGCTCTACCCGGTCGGCATCGACCACCACGACCTGCTCGACTCCGACGCCGTGGGCGAGCCCGGCGAGCTGACCCGCAACGAGCTGCTCGACGCGCTGATCGCCGACGCCGAGCGGGCCTACGCCGAGCGGGAGAGCGAGATCGAGGGCGTCGCCGGCGAGGGAGCGATGCGCCAGCTGGAGCGCAACGTGCTGCTCAACGTGCTCGACCGCAAGTGGCGCGAGCACCTCTACGAGATGGACTACCTGCGTGAGGGCATCGGCCTGCGCGGGCTGGCCCAGCAGCGGCCCGAGGTGGAGTACGCCCGCGAGGGATACGACATGTTCGTCGGCATGCTCGAGGGCATGAAGGAGGAGTCGGTCGGCTTCCTGTTCAACGTCCAGGTCGAGGCCGCACCGACACCGACCGTCGCCCCGGTGGCGGCGCCGTCCGGGCTGGCCGAGTTCGCCAAGTCCGCGGCGGCCGCCGCCGAGCAGCAGGGCGGGGTGGCCACCAAGGAACGTACTCAGTTGCGTGCCAAGGGGATCGACGATCAGTCCCGGCCGCTGACCTACTCGGGGCCGTCGGAGGACGGCGGTGTGGAGATCAAGCGTTCCGGCTCCGGTGACGGGAAGCCCGCCGGGGGTGGCAGCCGTCGTGAGCGGCGCGAGGCCGCCCGCCAGCAGGGCCGCCACGCCAAGGGCAGCCGCCGCCGCTAG
- the hpf gene encoding ribosome hibernation-promoting factor, HPF/YfiA family yields MSSFSVDTDSAMVMDGEPSESSGNADVVVTGRNVEVPDHFRQHVTDKLSRLERFDRTIYLFDVELYHEKNRRQRKNCQHIEITARGRGPVVRGEACADSFYAALEAAYSKLESRLRKSKDRRKIHYGDKRPVSLHEATSLDHLDAAFAVPSAPSVDGQHSDVADDHEPGQIVRVKEHQATPMTVDDALYEMELVGHDFFLFHDKESDRPCVVYRRHAYDYGLIRLA; encoded by the coding sequence ATGTCAAGTTTTTCCGTGGACACCGACAGCGCAATGGTCATGGACGGCGAACCGTCCGAATCCTCCGGTAATGCCGACGTCGTCGTGACGGGCCGCAACGTCGAGGTGCCTGACCACTTCCGTCAGCACGTGACCGACAAGCTGTCCCGCCTGGAACGATTCGACCGCACCATCTACCTCTTCGATGTCGAGCTCTACCACGAGAAGAATCGCCGGCAACGCAAGAACTGTCAGCACATCGAGATCACCGCCCGCGGGCGTGGCCCGGTGGTGCGCGGCGAAGCCTGCGCCGACAGTTTCTACGCCGCCCTCGAAGCCGCCTACAGCAAACTCGAATCCCGGCTGCGCAAGAGCAAGGACCGGCGCAAGATCCACTACGGCGACAAGCGGCCGGTGTCGCTGCACGAAGCGACCTCGCTCGACCACCTCGACGCCGCATTCGCCGTGCCCTCCGCCCCGAGCGTCGACGGGCAGCACAGCGACGTCGCCGACGACCACGAACCCGGCCAGATCGTGCGTGTCAAGGAGCACCAGGCCACCCCGATGACCGTCGACGACGCGCTCTACGAGATGGAACTGGTCGGCCACGACTTCTTCCTGTTCCACGACAAGGAAAGCGACCGTCCATGCGTGGTCTACCGCCGCCACGCCTACGACTACGGGTTGATCCGGCTGGCCTGA
- a CDS encoding type IV toxin-antitoxin system AbiEi family antitoxin, with the protein MGEPFIGSEAVRAGRLTPYALRSRYRAVLPGIYLPPGAEITAITRAKAAWLWTGRAGVVAGQSAAALHGAKWVDARRPAEVLWSNRHAPRGVTVWSDSVADDELDVVRGVRVTTPERTALDIACRYPLDRAVAALDALARATKLKIADVELLAERHKGRRGIRRARESLELVDPGAESPQETRVRLLLIRAGFPRPETQIPVYDDYGGLLAELDMGWRDKMIAIDYEGDHHRRTPWEFNKGIRRHDAVTDRGWDDIRVTSADTDGGIVARVWTAWDRRV; encoded by the coding sequence ATGGGGGAGCCCTTCATCGGCAGTGAGGCGGTCCGGGCGGGCCGGCTGACACCGTATGCACTGCGCAGCCGCTACCGCGCCGTCCTGCCGGGCATCTACCTGCCGCCGGGGGCGGAGATCACCGCGATCACTCGCGCGAAAGCCGCTTGGCTGTGGACGGGGCGGGCGGGCGTCGTCGCCGGTCAGTCGGCCGCGGCGCTCCACGGAGCGAAGTGGGTCGACGCCCGTCGTCCCGCCGAAGTTCTGTGGAGCAACAGACATGCGCCGCGCGGGGTCACCGTCTGGTCCGACAGCGTCGCCGACGACGAGCTCGACGTGGTCCGAGGCGTGCGGGTCACGACGCCAGAGCGCACCGCCCTGGACATCGCGTGCCGGTACCCGCTGGACCGAGCCGTCGCCGCGCTCGACGCGCTGGCCCGCGCCACCAAGCTCAAGATCGCCGACGTCGAGCTGCTCGCCGAACGCCACAAGGGGCGTCGCGGCATCCGTCGTGCCCGCGAGTCGCTCGAGCTCGTAGACCCGGGCGCTGAATCACCCCAGGAGACCCGCGTCCGGCTGCTGTTGATCCGAGCCGGCTTCCCGCGCCCCGAAACGCAGATCCCGGTCTACGACGACTACGGCGGTCTGCTCGCCGAGCTCGACATGGGCTGGCGAGACAAGATGATTGCGATCGACTACGAAGGCGACCACCACCGCAGGACGCCCTGGGAGTTCAACAAAGGCATTCGTCGCCACGACGCTGTCACCGACCGTGGCTGGGACGACATCCGGGTGACCTCTGCGGACACCGACGGCGGCATCGTGGCGAGGGTGTGGACGGCGTGGGATCGCCGAGTGTGA
- the ppk2 gene encoding polyphosphate kinase 2, whose product MGTTKTTAESGKHKKAKIPKKVYAAELFRLQTELVKLQEWVRATGARVVVVFEGRDAAGKGGTIKRITEYLSPRVARIAALPAPSDRERGQWYYQRYIEHLPARGEIVLFDRSWYNRAGVEKVMDFCTPAEHMLFLRQTPIFEQMLIDDGVLLRKYWFSVSDDEQLRRFRSRLNDPVRQWKLSPMDLESIYRWEEYSRAKDEMMVHTDTPMSPWFIVESDIKRNARLNMIAHLLSTIDYHEVDLPTVDLPDRPIVGNYRRPARELSTYVPDHAAALIGDPE is encoded by the coding sequence GTGGGCACCACCAAAACCACGGCCGAGAGCGGCAAGCACAAGAAGGCCAAGATTCCCAAGAAGGTCTACGCCGCCGAGTTGTTCCGGCTGCAGACCGAGCTGGTGAAGTTGCAGGAATGGGTGCGCGCCACCGGTGCCCGCGTCGTCGTCGTGTTCGAGGGCCGCGACGCCGCCGGCAAAGGCGGAACCATCAAACGGATCACCGAGTACCTCAGCCCCCGGGTCGCCCGCATCGCGGCGCTGCCCGCACCATCGGATCGTGAACGGGGGCAATGGTATTACCAGCGCTACATCGAGCACCTGCCCGCGCGCGGGGAGATCGTGCTGTTCGACCGGTCCTGGTACAACCGGGCCGGTGTCGAGAAGGTGATGGATTTCTGCACCCCCGCCGAGCACATGCTCTTCCTGCGCCAGACACCGATCTTCGAGCAGATGCTCATCGACGACGGGGTGCTGCTGCGCAAGTACTGGTTCTCGGTCTCCGACGACGAACAGCTGCGGCGGTTCCGGTCCCGGCTCAATGATCCGGTGCGGCAGTGGAAGTTGTCGCCGATGGATCTGGAGTCCATCTACCGCTGGGAGGAGTACTCGCGGGCCAAGGACGAGATGATGGTGCACACCGACACCCCGATGAGCCCCTGGTTCATCGTCGAGTCCGACATCAAGCGCAATGCTCGGCTGAACATGATCGCCCATCTGCTGTCCACGATCGACTATCACGAGGTCGACCTGCCCACGGTGGACCTGCCCGACCGGCCGATCGTCGGGAACTACCGCAGGCCCGCCCGGGAACTGTCGACCTATGTTCCCGACCACGCTGCAGCGTTGATCGGCGATCCCGAATAG
- a CDS encoding ComF family protein, with protein MLDLMLPLQCGGCSAPATPWCPECDGALAVHPDEPHLVTPRIDPGVPVLSLGRYAGPRRKAIVAVKEHGRTDLIRPLAHALHDGLAHLMTWGILESPLAVVPAPTKRSSARRRGGDPVTRIAQLAVASPDLSAGSDLSAVASPDLSAVAGTDPDAVADSGLSVVAALRLKTFTRDSVGLSSADRQRNIAGRVRRIRAVDGPVLLVDDIVTTGATAAESVHVLQTGGAHVVAVLALANA; from the coding sequence ATGCTCGACCTGATGCTGCCGCTGCAATGCGGCGGGTGCAGCGCCCCTGCCACGCCGTGGTGCCCAGAGTGCGACGGCGCGCTGGCCGTCCACCCCGACGAACCGCATCTCGTCACCCCGCGGATCGACCCCGGGGTGCCCGTCCTGTCGCTCGGGCGCTACGCCGGGCCGCGCCGCAAGGCGATCGTCGCGGTCAAGGAGCACGGCCGCACCGACCTGATCCGACCGCTCGCCCACGCGCTGCACGACGGACTGGCACATCTGATGACCTGGGGAATCCTGGAAAGCCCGCTGGCGGTGGTGCCCGCCCCCACCAAGCGGTCGTCGGCCCGCAGGCGCGGCGGCGACCCCGTCACCCGAATCGCCCAACTCGCCGTCGCCAGTCCCGACTTGAGCGCCGGCAGCGACTTGAGCGCCGTCGCCAGCCCCGACCTGAGCGCCGTCGCCGGCACAGACCCGGATGCCGTCGCTGACTCTGGCCTGAGCGTCGTCGCGGCATTGCGCCTCAAGACCTTCACCCGGGACTCGGTGGGGCTGTCCAGCGCCGACCGTCAGCGCAACATCGCCGGCCGGGTCCGTCGCATCAGAGCCGTCGACGGGCCCGTGCTGCTGGTCGACGACATCGTCACCACCGGCGCCACGGCGGCCGAATCCGTCCATGTCCTGCAAACCGGCGGAGCCCACGTGGTCGCCGTGCTCGCGCTGGCGAACGCCTAG
- a CDS encoding WS/DGAT/MGAT family O-acyltransferase gives MVTRLSASDASFYRLENSSTPMYVGSLQILRKPRNGLSYETLLATVEQRLPQVPRYRQKVREVTLGLARPVWVDDRDFDITYHIRRSALPSPGSDAQLHDLVARLGSRPLDRSRPLWEMYLVEGLAKNRVAIYTKSHQALVNGMTALEIDHVIADRTQKPPEFGEDIWIPGREPSDRQLIIGALGEWITRPTAQAAAVRTAVTETVTSSTQMLDLGRRMAEVARIVARGNAPNSPLNTRVSRNRRFSVASGSLEEFRAIRARYDCDINDVVLAMVAGALRNWLLSRGEPVTTSTTVRAMAPMSVYPDAEIESTGPGQAISEVAPFLVDLPVGEANPVVRLSQIAHATESHPTATSLVDARTIVTLSGFAPPTLHAMGIRVATSFSARLFNLLITNVPGAQKQMYVAGTKLLETYAVPPLLHNQALAIGVTSYNGTLYFGINADRDAMADVDMLPSLLRESLDELVEAAK, from the coding sequence ATGGTGACCAGGCTGTCGGCGTCGGACGCATCCTTCTACCGGCTGGAGAACTCGTCGACCCCGATGTATGTCGGGTCGCTGCAGATCCTGCGCAAGCCCCGCAACGGGTTGAGCTACGAGACGCTGCTGGCCACCGTCGAGCAGCGGCTTCCGCAGGTCCCGCGGTACCGGCAGAAGGTGCGCGAGGTGACGCTGGGCCTGGCCCGCCCGGTCTGGGTCGACGACCGCGACTTCGACATCACCTACCACATCCGCCGCTCTGCCCTGCCGTCGCCGGGCAGCGACGCCCAGCTGCACGACCTGGTGGCGCGGTTGGGGTCGCGACCGCTGGACAGGTCGCGCCCGCTGTGGGAGATGTACCTGGTCGAGGGCCTGGCCAAGAACCGGGTCGCGATCTACACCAAGTCGCATCAGGCGCTGGTCAACGGGATGACGGCGTTGGAGATCGACCACGTCATCGCCGACCGCACCCAGAAGCCCCCTGAGTTCGGCGAGGACATCTGGATCCCCGGTCGCGAGCCCAGTGACCGTCAGCTGATCATCGGGGCGCTGGGGGAGTGGATCACCCGGCCCACCGCACAGGCCGCGGCGGTGCGCACCGCGGTGACCGAGACCGTCACCAGCAGCACGCAGATGCTCGACCTCGGCCGGCGGATGGCCGAGGTGGCACGCATCGTGGCGCGCGGCAACGCGCCGAACAGCCCGCTGAACACCCGGGTGTCGCGCAACCGGCGGTTCTCGGTGGCGTCGGGCAGCCTCGAGGAGTTCCGCGCCATCCGCGCCCGCTACGACTGCGACATCAACGACGTGGTCCTCGCGATGGTGGCCGGAGCGCTGCGCAACTGGCTGCTGTCGCGCGGCGAGCCCGTGACGACGTCGACCACCGTGCGCGCCATGGCGCCGATGTCGGTGTATCCCGACGCCGAGATCGAGTCGACCGGTCCGGGGCAGGCGATAAGCGAGGTGGCGCCGTTCCTGGTGGACCTGCCCGTCGGCGAGGCCAACCCGGTGGTGCGGCTGTCCCAGATCGCCCACGCCACCGAATCGCATCCGACGGCCACCAGCCTTGTCGACGCCCGCACCATCGTCACGCTGTCGGGCTTCGCGCCGCCCACGCTGCACGCGATGGGCATCCGCGTCGCGACCAGTTTCTCGGCGCGGCTGTTCAACCTGCTGATCACCAACGTGCCCGGCGCGCAGAAGCAGATGTACGTCGCCGGCACCAAACTGTTGGAGACCTACGCGGTGCCGCCGCTGCTGCACAACCAGGCGCTCGCGATCGGCGTGACGTCGTACAACGGCACGCTCTACTTCGGGATCAACGCCGACCGCGACGCGATGGCCGATGTCGACATGCTGCCCAGCCTGCTGCGCGAATCGCTCGACGAATTGGTCGAGGCCGCGAAGTAA